A window of Odocoileus virginianus isolate 20LAN1187 ecotype Illinois chromosome 3, Ovbor_1.2, whole genome shotgun sequence genomic DNA:
ctgactctttgtgaccctgtggactgtaacccaccaggctcctctgtccatgggactctccaggcaagaatacgggagagggttgccatgccctcctccagggggtcttctcgacccagggattgaactgcatcTGTTATGTCTCTTGCAGTAGCAGGacggttctttaccattagtgccctttttattctttccatttcacAGAAGTAGGAACTGAAGCtcacagagagagggaggaagtcaCTCGCATGCTCCATGTCCCCCATTTTCTCCTGTTTAGGGTCTTTCCTGAGGGATACACTCTTTGCCTTTGTGGCCCACCCTAGACCCAAAGGGAAAGGATAAGTTCTTTAGGGCCCCTGGGAACTTTCAGGCCTTGACTCTAGGACCTGTTTGCCCTCTGTTTAGGAAGAAAATATTGCCTGGCCCCCCTTACAGAGCTGAAGAGGGGCTGTCCCTTGAGCTTATTTAGTGAGTTCCAGCCTcaaggcctttgcacttgctggtCCCTCTGTCCAGAGTACTGTTCCCCCACTTCTCCCAGTGGCcagctccttttcctccttcagaTTCCTGCTCAAATGTCATTTCCTCGGAGAGGCCTTCCCTAACCTCAATGGCCAAAGTCACCCTCCCTTCAATCATTCATTGAGTCATTGATTCATTCATATCATACCCTCCCAGGGTGCCTACTGTGTCTACAGGTGAGGTGCTAAGACACCCATCCCTGACTCTCAGAGCTCACAGCTGGCTACTGAATAAATGAGTTAGCATGACATTTCTGATGGCGATGTGTCAGGAAGGAGAAATACATGACATGATAGGAAGTGACGGGCTGAATCAGAGCTTCCAGAGGGAGGTGGGTGTTTATTGGAGACCTGAAGATGATGAGAGAGCCAGGCACAGGGAGAGCCAGGGAAACAGcttaggcagaggaaacagcaggtgcaaaggccctgaggcaagaTTGCATCTGGAACCTAAAAGATGGAGTGACTCACCAGAGGAGAAAGATGAGTTAGTGGGGAGGTAGTGGGGTGGGATCTGAGAGGATTTGGAGCCcttctcccccctgccccccgccctgcTATGTCTCCCAGGCTCATAGGACATCTCCCCTTAAGTCTGTAGCTCCCACCTCCAATTCAACCATCCCTAACTTCAGATCCTTTTGCTGATTCTTAACAATAAAGTCCTTccattagttttacttttttttttttcattagttttacttttaaataccAAATACCTTTGGGCAGAAGCTGGTACACATTGTTGTGAGCTTTTAccctttgggggaaaaataagTGGGTCGACTACCGCCCCGAACATGCATCTGGGAGGTCAGGGAGCCTAGCAAACTCGCATGCCTTCACCTCCACCAGGGCAACGGCTGggcccccccactccccaccccaaagCGGGAACTCGACTGCTGGTCTTCCAGTGGGGAGTTGGAGgtggatttatatttatatttaaaaaattttctcaatTCGCCGCAGTTGGTTTGTGATACTTTTATAGTCCGAGTGAGGAGGAGGGACAAAGATGTTATCCTTTGGAAAAAATAGATTTCCCAACTGCAGGGAGAGCAGGAGGGACTTCTCCGCACTTCCGgggcgctgggggtggggggcggcctCCAGGCGCTAAATTATTCTGTTCTCTAGGCTCCTCTGCAGCTGGTGAGCTTTTTATAAACAGGACCAGCCCCGCCCCTCGTCTCCAGAGGAGGAATAAGGGAGATCAGAATTTTCCTGGGACCACACGCCCCCTGCCGGGAGTGGAGACCGGAGCTGGGGCGGACGGTAGCGCCCTGGAATGGAGGCCGAGGTCTCATTCTTCCGCGCCACCGCCTACTCTGACTTCTTAACATCAAGATCGTTGGGGAATGACGGGTCATCTTGGACCCCAGTCTCCATCTCCGAGTCTCGTTTTGCCAGGATGGTAGAGGGAGGACTCTCCATCCCCGTCGTTTAGCTCAGGAGTCCGTCAGGAGTACAtcatctcccaccccaccccacttctTTATTGCAGGGTCTTTGAACCTCGCTGTTTCCtacgtttttgtttttgtttttttaaccgcAGACTTTGCGAGATTAGGGGACAGGCTGTTTTCCTGCCCTGCTCCCgcaatttgaatttttctttgaatttttttctggaaaatgggGCGCAGGAAGGAGAGGGGTTCCCGGAGCGTCCCTCAGCCCCCCTTTTCCGGAAATCGGTGGCGGAGGGTGGCTCTCTTGATCCcgatttctctcttcttcatctcAGAAACAGGGTGGAGCATCTACTAGCCCGACCCCCTTCAGGGGTCttgagtgtgttagtcgctcaatcgtgtccagttctttgcaaccccatggactacagcccaccaggttcctctgtccatggaattatccaggcaagaatactggaatgggttgccattctcttcgccagaggatcttcccaacccagggatcgaacccaggtctcccgcattgcagtcagattttttaccgtctgagccaccagggtacaTATCAGAAATGAGACGGGGTCTATCTTGATCCCTATTTCcgctatttcttcttttatacttACTTTGAACCCCGTAAATAGGAGATACGGAGTATTTTCTCGAACCTCGCTTACTCTTCCCTGAAATTGGGAATAGGGGGAGTTTAATGAGCGGTCACAGCACCTTGGACTGACCGGGGACCCCCTGAGTCTAAGACCTGGGGTgcgtgggggcagggaaggggaacGCCCCCAGAAGACTGAGGCTCTGTTGAGGCCTCAACCTCAGGGCCCTTCAATCGCCCGAAAACCACCATTGGACAGGAGGAGGGGGGTGGCAATCTTTGTTTGGTTACTTACCCCGTCGCTCGAGCATTTAAGCCAGTGAGAAGGCGCTGCGAAGCCCCGCCTCCCTTATACTGAAGAGAGGCGGAGCCAGCAAGCGATTCCTCCCCTCCTGCACCGCTTCTGCTAGCTACTGGATGCGCTCTCTGGGCCCCGCCCCGTTCTCGCGTCAATCTGTGCAagagccccgcccctcccggctCAGCCTGCGACCGTAGACCATATCTCCATCCGTGGCTCCGCCCTAGAATGGCATCACGGCCTTATCTGCATgtgaggccccgccccgccctttGCAGGACGTCACCGAGGACTGCAGGGGCCTCAGCTGCTGCCGCCGCCTCCGCTGCAGCGCAGCCCCACATCAGCACACCGTGGGCCCCGTCACCGCCACTGCCAAAAAAGTCGCCGCCGCTAGGGTCGCCACAGCATCAGTGCAGAACAAGGTGAGCTCCCAGGCCTCCAGGTGAGCTTCCGCGCCGAGCACCTACATAACCTTCATTTGACTGATGGTCAGGTTGGGATAGGGGACGAAGTTGGCCCGCCTTAAATGAGACAGAAGGATGAGGCGGTCGcgagcctggggagggggagggcctcGGCTCCCTCTACCTGCCctgtcctcaccccacccccatccctccacCCCCGGCTCTgcggtggagggggaggggagatgagGCGAGTGCCTTGCGGGAAGCTGTGCGCGCGGGAGGCTCAGTGCGTGCGCGTGCGCGTGAAGTGCACACGCGTGTGCGCGCCCGCCTGTGCAAGAGGGTCTGTGTGTACCCTTGCTGTTTACCAGGGTATGCTCGTGCATACCCTGGGGATCCCGACCCAAGATTGTGAGTGTTACAGGCATGTGGAGGCCGACGCGTGGACTGCGCGTGTGCGTGCACAACAGTGTGCCTATGTGCACAGATGTGTGCCCGTGTGGGTGACGTGTACTGGGCTGCATGGGTGGAGGACGCATTGCGCACGGGTGGGTTTGcacatttgtatatacatattgGCGTGCAGATAGGTGTCTGGCTCTTTCCCGTGCACTGAGCGTGTCCCAGTGTGTGCCCTGCTGTGTGCACGTGAGCGTGTGCATGCCCCGTGCCTATCACGTGATATAGCTGTCACAGCTCGAGCTCTCCCAGCCTGGGAGTCTGGCAAAAGAACGGCAGAGACGCGTCTCCGCGGTACCGTACACGCGTGTGCACGTGCGCCCGCTCAGTTCTGAGGAACATGAATGATTGATGGGGGGCGGGGCCGGCCACAGTTAGTCACTTCTCCTAGCGCAGCTGTAGAGCTTAGGTTACAACCGGACCGGGGCGCAGGCCTGATGGAGGGGGCTGCAAGTTGTCTCCATCCCCTTCGCTCTGAGGTCCTCCCCCGGAACCTCGGGCCTTTCAAGGTCACGGCCCGCCCTCTGCGGTGGGGCGCACCGTTAGTACTGGGGCTCCTGATGGGATAAGAGTAATCTCTGTCTCTCGCTGGAAGCTCTCTAGCCTGAGCCTGGGCGTTTGGGGATGGAGGGGAATCCCTCACCTTCGCCTACGCCCCACACCCCCAGATGGCATCCGCCACAGACGCTCGCTATGGGCAGAAGGAATCTTCGGACCAGAACTTCGACTACATGTTCAAAATCCTCATCATCGGAAACAGCAGCGTGGGCAAGACATCTTTCCTCTTCCGCTATGCAGACGACTCCTTCACGCCTGCCTTTGTCAGCACTGTAGGCATCGACTTCAAGGTCAAGACCATCTACCGAAACGATAAGAGGATCAAGCTGCAGATCTGGGTGGGTCCAGCTAGGGGGCCTTCTGGCTCCATTATTCTCCCTCCCAGGGACAGCAGTCCCAGTTCTACCTATTTCTTTCCTGTCTAGATTCACTCATTACACACTGGGCATTTATGAGGCGCTTACTGTGTACCAAGGGCTAAACGCACAGAAGAGAGTGTCCCCTTTCTCCCACCAGTGCTCtccaggggtggggaaggggtaaATGCTGGGTCCTGTCCTACCCCTGACATCATCAGATGCATCACCTGCtgagtgcctcagtttccccatattcAAGTTCCTCCACGAGTGTCTGGATGAGGTTTCAGAGGTCCAACCTCATTCCCTGGGCCAAGAGCAGTCTCCTCCACCAGGGTCTTCTGGCCACCTCCCTCAGCACCTCTGAGTCCTAAAGGAGTCTGATAAATCCCAAGCCAGAGCTTGTTGTTCCCTGCCCACAGTCCTTCCATGGCTCCCACCTCACTCTTGGTAACGCCTGCAACCTTCCCCTGGCTGAGGAGACCCTGCCACCTGGTCAGCCCCTGTTGATATCTCATCTGTCTCCCTCCATCTCCACCTCAGCCTCTTCATTGTTCCTCAAATGTACCAGACCCAGTCCCACTTCAGGGCATTTGCCTAGACTTTCCTTCCCCTGACCCTCATATGACTCCCTCCCTCATCCTTCAAGTTTTTAAATTGTCCCCCAACCCACACTGCCCATCCTTGCCTggttttttcccttctcctgtcTCATTACTTTCTGACGATACATTTCCGTGATCTGaggatacattttctttcttgtcatGGATTGATTCTCTGTTTCCTGCACAGAGCTGTCAGTTCCAAAAGGGCAGTGATTTTGGCCCATTTTGTTAACAGCTGTGTACTCAGTGCCCAGCACGCACAGGTCCATGTGTGTCAAATGGGTGAAGGAATGATGCTGTAGGTACCTTGGGATCACTGATACTGCATTCCCTGGGACAGGCAGCTGAATCACCCTTCCTGACCCACTGTGCCTCTGGGCATGCCCCTGCTCCTCTGAACCTCAAGGGGGCTGGACTCCACCATCTCAGAGTTCATTCCCATGCTGAGGAACTTGCATGTATCTCCTCTCTGACACCCCACCTCTTCTTCCCAGGACACAGCGGGGCAAGAGCGGTACCGGACCATCACGACAGCCTACTACCGGGGCGCCATGGGCTTCATCCTCATGTACGACATCACCAATGAGGAGTCCTTCAATGCGGTGCAGGACTGGTACGTGCGCCCCCACCCGCCCTCTTCTGAGCCAGGCTTCGTGCAAAGCCTGGGGTACAGGCCGAGATGAGAGAGTCCCAGCCCCTTGGCAGAAATGTAAATAACAATATTGGGGTCTCAGCTATACTATCAATCTATAATCATTAAAACAATGTGGCATCAGCTCAAAATAACGTGAAAGAAAGATTTTAGGTAGGAAAATGAAACtacaaacataaaaggaaaaaaaaaaaggtctgggagggacagaaaatataaagatagCTTGCAAGTTTTGAAGgtataaacatttacattttctgcTGAGAGTAATGATAACTTTTGAGAAACTGTTTGAATTTGTTCAAGAGGGAGAATTCTCTGGGGGTTGGGGGATCTGGGAAGGGTGGGAAAGACTTCTTGAAAGAGGGACTCTCAAGTTCACGAACTGTGGGAGCAGGCCCCTACAGAGAGAAGTGTTCCTGGTAGgacaaaggcaggaggagagactGAGCCTGCCTTCCTCAAGAATTAATGggacaggatttccctggtggttcagtgggcttccctggtggctcagatggtaaagaatctgcctgcaatgcaggagacccaggttccatccctgggttgggaagatccctggagaagggaatggctacctactccagtatttttgcctggagaattccatggacagagtagcctggtaggctgcagtccatggggtcactaagagccaggcatgactaagcgactaacactttcactttccagtggctaagactttgcactcccagggcagggggcccaggttccatccctggtcaggtaactagatcccacatcccgcaaggaagatcaaagatcctgcgtgccgcagctaagacctagcagagccaaagaaataaatattaaaagtagagaattaatgggggtggggggcttgagTAGGATGAGTGACAAGGAgatgggggagggtggtggtgctCAGATTCTCCAAGCCCTAACCTTCCTCTGTCACTACCTCCTCCAGGTCAACCCAGATCAAGACCTACTCATGGGACAATGCCCAGGTGCTGCTGGTAGGGAACAAGTGTGACATGGAGGATGAGCGGGTTGTGTCGTCGGAACGTGGTCGACAACTGGCAGACCACCTGGGTGAGTACCCAGTGACGCTGGACATCACAGGCCAGGAAAGGGACACTGAGGCCCTGAAAGGGGAAGACACACACCCAAGGTCTCACAGCTAAGCCACGATGtggcctggatttgaatcccgaTAATTCATACTCTCTGCGAGCTGGCCTTTGATCCAGGGGCCATTTCGGGTGGATATTGAGGGATGTTTAGGAGTTCACTCTGCAAGAAGTTAATGATTCATTCTGATACTGTCACTGCACAGCCTAGTGCTGGGTGTTGCTGGGCCCCTGAGAGGCCTCCAGATTTGTGAGAGAGGGAGGGATCTGGGCTGGCAGAACAAGCAAGGAGCCAGGCTCTGCCTGGCATAACTAAGGCTTCCTGGAAGTGGGGCATTGGAACTGGTATTTGAAGAAAAAGGGTTATCTTTCAGACAGAAGAAACAGCGTGACCAAATGTGGGAAAGATCTTTTTGGCAAATAGTTTTACATGACTGGAAAACGGGGATCACTTGGAGGAAATATGGTTGATCATGCAGGACCTGAACTACACACTGGGGAGTCAGACTCTTCAGAGGGCAGTAGGAAGCCACGGAGTGTGTGTGAGCTGGAAAGGCCTGGATCTGTGTCAGATGCTGCCAGGACCAGGGCTGGGCCGGATGGTGGGAGCAGGGAATTAGCCCATCACCCTATTTATTATCGTAGCTATTTATTTACTGGAGATGTCCCCCAGGGGCTTGGGCACCCCCTTGTTCTGTGCAGGGGCTCTGGGGACAATGAGAGGAGGAGGGTTTTAGGGTGAAGAAAGGAGTCTAGGCTGACTCAGTCCACCGTTGCTTCGCCATGGGACTTCTCCATGCCTTTAACATGCATCTGGCACTGGGAAACTCCAGGTGTTACCTGTCCTCAGCAAAGTGTGTCTGAACGTGGGGGGTCCAGCGTCCTCACCCCTCCCTTCCCCGACCACAGGGTTCGAGTTCTTTGAGGCAAGCGCCAAGGACAACATTAATGTCAAACAGACCTTTGAGCGCCTTGTGGATGTCATCTGCGAGAAGATGTCTGAGTCATTGGACACGGCCGATCCTGCAGTCACGGGCGCCAAGCAGGGCCCACAGCTCACG
This region includes:
- the RAB3A gene encoding ras-related protein Rab-3A, which translates into the protein MASATDARYGQKESSDQNFDYMFKILIIGNSSVGKTSFLFRYADDSFTPAFVSTVGIDFKVKTIYRNDKRIKLQIWDTAGQERYRTITTAYYRGAMGFILMYDITNEESFNAVQDWSTQIKTYSWDNAQVLLVGNKCDMEDERVVSSERGRQLADHLGFEFFEASAKDNINVKQTFERLVDVICEKMSESLDTADPAVTGAKQGPQLTDQQAPPHQDCAC